The DNA region TCTCTCGGCGAATtacttttctctcttttccacACAACGGGCAGCCAATCGCTCCTCTCCCTTGTCGTTTCTCTTTATGACGTCGCGATCCCAATTGTCATCCCTCTACCACTCCCTTTTATTTTCACCGTGACAGCCAGGGCATGTCGTCTCAATTTCTCCCTGAGGTCACACCACGCATGTGCCGCTCTTCGAGTGCCCGTGCCCCACCTGTAGGCTAGGCCTGCTGACTTGTTATGCCTGTTCAGACTTCGTCTCGAAACCGAATGGCTCTTACTGCAGTCGTTAGCATGCATACTATGCAGGGCCGGTCATTCGTGCCCAGTAAAAAGGTTCATCCCGCTGATCACTCTTTTTTTTTCGTTTAGTTGTGGTCTCGAACGGCCTGTTTTTAACCAGCCTGTTCTTGTTTTTGGCCCACATTGTTGTCTTCGGTGTGTGCGCAAAAATTTAGCGTGCCTGATCCATCTTTCTCTCTTCTGTTCATGCTGTCGACTGGCCCGTTCAGCTTCGACCAGCCGGTTTCTCTTgtcagccctcacccgaactCGCTCGTCACTCAAATCTCGATGAGAGGTGTTTCCtctctccttcccctctcccaaCCTCTCTTTTTCTTGCTGACTCATGGGACCTGCTAGACATCCCATCTCCTTTCTCTGGTAAACAACCTGAACTCAAAACAGAGTCCAGACCCGCCTCCATCACTCGGCCCTATAGAAAAAAAGAAGGCCGGACCCCTACGACCTCCCCTCCATCACCGGCCCTCGCCTCCCCACCCCTCCCTCCCGCACATCACCCCTGCTCGCCTCGCGTTGTGTAGCGTCGTGGCCATGTAAGGTCGACAGAGCAGAACATAACGCCGCCGCCCATGTAGCCGAGCGCCCGAGGGCCCCTGCACCGCGGTTGCCCCGCCCCCTCGTGCCCTCTCCACCTCGCGCAGCACGCCGTCGCCCACGCGCAAGGATGCAGTGCTGCTGCTGGACCGAGCACCCGAGTCCCCGCTTGCCCCCGCGCATTTCTCGGCAGTGCCAAGACCAAGCGCCGGCCCTGCGTGCCTGCTGCTGCGGCTCCCTACTCGGCCCTGAGCGCAAGCTGCCCCTGCATCATGCGCCAAACCCCCTGCATCGCCCTACCAAATGCCGCCGCACAGGCCTGCTTGCCTGTTTCTTTACAGAGACGTCGCCGTTCTTTGCGCCGTCGATTCCGGTTGCCCCGGTGCCTCCCCACCGCCGATAAGAGGTAAAACGaaactccctccctctcctctttcttttccccatcTTCCCACACTCTCCTGTGCCCTAGAACATCGAGATTTCATGCTACAGTACCCGCAGGTCCTCCATAGGTGTTGTTCCATGATTTTTGCAGATTAGGCCCTGGTGAAATCTGTAATTATAGTGTATTTTCCTGTGTCCTGCAAATATCGTAGAAAATcccctagatctattgcatcttttcaacccATCCCCAACCGTGGTCCTTTATGGATCTAACGTAGCTCTTGATTTATTTGCAAGcattattttctgtgtcttgccaAAATCAGCAGCTAGCCCCTAAAGTCTACTGTTAAACGCGTATGGGTCCTTGCAACCTTGTTTATGTATAGTTCCTCGTTTAAGATCCATTTTAATCCGTTTATTTtccgttagtcttctaaaatcctaagctATGGTACAGTAGTGTTGTTGTGTCATAGTttctattttaaaattaaatataaattTAATTTGATCAATGTTCTTTCATCTAGTTTttctaaataaaatctaattaagtCTTTattccggttttcataattaatattaacttgattaataccaacttaaatatattttcaattataatttgttagttcaacacgaaccaTAAAGTTATACGCTCAGATATTCTCACAAGTCTTCTTtgctaattaattatttaattaaagTAATTTCAACATTgacaattataaataaaatttgactaagttctacttcattTTTACAGATGCAAAATATAaatgagttaattataaaaaGGATATTTTTTTAAACATCCTTTATATttattttctaaattaaaataaatgaagcttatagttttgttgttctcttttataacataaatcttcgatagctgtttcttttcgaCCGTAGCTCTGTTTTCcacgtttcttgcgctctcatGACCGTAGAAACAAGGCCTATCTTTTAGTACGCTCTTTTTAAGCTTTCTTTTTATTTGGTGTATCTATTCTTaattgttcttgtttgtttgtttgcttgtatgcttggatccgatgcttgtgtgacgttagaaggagcgcgatccaagagctttgaacattaagagtttcaagaacaagaatttaaaactctgagcagcaattctttggaagaaaggcaagtgtttccttgatcattcttttatcctaataatcataataaatacaactttctttatgcatgcatgtgtcttaacctgatggatcctaattaaggatatatctagtctttatgatcattccttatcAATCTGGGTTTTAATCTTCTTGTTGGGTAGTTATGCTAGTTGCTTATACTCTTGGGATACGGTTGGTTACCTAAATAATGATATACCTATTTTACTTCATGTTCACGGGTAATTTGTGTTATTAATCATaagatcatatgtttaatcAGAATATAGAGAatcacccaggaaaacagtgcaaccacaatactatatgtgGCTCTatcttggctgattaattagaaacactagcttatgacaatcttaccaaaagggcaagaggggttacATTATCGGGGTacagctcggtccttttgaggttttatgatatgtggtccttggctaagacacttcctcattagggagagttatgatcgctttgacttgaaatcttaactgattgtcataagttagggaatctttgtaaagttctcgtagtgaatctcttgcCGCTCATCTCAGAAGTGTTTAAAAGGCTacctacctcgggcaaatcggaagatacgaattgtgggtaaagtgtacaattctgcagagtgaaaactgatatatcagtcgtgctcacggttacaagtggcttggaccctcacagaATTAATGAAGttttgaagatgaattaaatcgtgaaccatatttatggttttagatatgcttatgctgtatctcttctctctgtATTAACGTGGGTTTGCataaacttataccttagtaatcagatGCTAATAAAAtatgaccaactaaaattgcttatcgcagtaagctagTCAGCCTTTTCTTACTTTTGGCCTttatgtcatataattcccaacgtttgctgagtaccaaccagaagagaaagttgatTTGAAGTCTcgtgaagatgatgctgagttctaatCCTACgtaacccccggtcgattgcctatgaAGTCTGAAGACTTCATTTTtcggataagctgtataactctaatAATTTTTTATGGTCTTTTAGtctcttttcgtgatattgttgatgattattcgttgatgaagtcactatatgtatggaacttgatcgtGGCATACATATATTTGCATTCAGTTTTATATTAAAATCGGGTATGACACTCAACCACCGGTCACACAATATGAGATGCATACCAGCGTACATATTTTTGTATTCACTTGTTCACTTATGGAGCTCTTTATTGATTCAATACAAACTAGCACATGCATAAcgatacaaataaaataaagCATATTTTAATACAACAACATTTGAAAGAAAATCATCATAGGTTGGGCTCCATCTTTTCGAAGGTGGAACTTCTAAGGGTTTGTATTACGTAAGCCAGATCCAAAATCTTGACCGCCACCGCTACCACTATTCTGACCGATGCCTTTTCCTTCACCATTACCATTGGCATTAACATTTGCATAACTCGGTCCAAGCAAGTATGTACCAGCTTCGTTAGAGCTAGAGCCAGTTCCGCTGCCACCACCTTGGCAGTAGATCCATAGTAACCTCCAGCTtatcctccgccaccaccacttCCATAACCACCAGCGTTAGATTACCCACTGTAGCCCATAAGATGAGCTTTGAGTATACTAGCTAGAGCCAAAACCGGAGCCAGATCCACTACCATACCCAGAGCCACCATTGTAGCTACTACCACCACCTTCACCTTCACCTCCTGCACTTGCGTGCACACCACTAGAACTGCTCTCACGAGACCCAGCACCACTACCGGATCTAGAGTCAGCACCATTCACATATCCAACACTGCTACCTTCTCCTGTACCCATACCAGTTGCTCCGCACTGGAGTACCTAGCtttcggtgttttaccgccacgcccaccgagggatacccccgaggtggtgagtttataggtagggtgtcaccgagatcaggaactcgaaggtgcaaagaacataaagtttagacaggttcgagccgccgagagcgtaatactctaTATCCTGTGTGGTTTATATTGTCTTAGGtagtgatcgggtgatctcttGTTTAAAGGGGGTCTCTGTCCGCTCTTATATAGCTCTCTTTAGAGAGGAGGATGAAAGAAAGAAGCGTGAAGAAAAGAAAATTGATTTGATTACAGCACACCAAAGTGCGACCCGGGGCACACCTATCGCCATCTTGTAGGTTGTGCCTCTTCCATCACTCTGCTGTCCAGCAGCAATCACGCAGGACCAACCAACCAAAAAATTTGCCCTTGCCTGGTGCACGAATCTTACATAAGATCTTGGCACCAAGAATTGGCACCTGACCAATAAAAAAGCTCTGTACGCAGAACCAGTGGAGTTCTAGATTAATCCGTCGGGGGTGTCAATGCGGAGAAGGAAAGATAGGTGAGCTCCCAGACATGAAGATAGTCGACCAGCACCTGTACTGTGAGGGCGCCACCGCCAGTGATGTTACGCACCCGCTAGCCATCGTGGAGGCCTTGAGCCATAGTCCTAGATTTCTGTACCAATTATTCACTGCATTGCACGGACAAGGAGCCAGCCAATTAATGAATGAATTGCCCATGAAGCCATCTGTCGGTCCAGAAGAAAGAACGTGTACCATCTGAGACAGAAGCTTGGAACATCGCCCAAGTTAAGATATTGATTGCCATGGCCGTGTGAATGGGGATGGTGGACAATTTTTTTGCCTTGATCCCACAGCTCTACACTGGCAGCCTCTCAGGATTAGAATTTCGCCTTTACCCAATCACAAATTCACACAAAACCCTCGGCAATGGCTCAAATAGAAGCATCTTGTGCGCACGAAGGATGCAGGCCAGGGAACGTTCAGGCTGTGGCTCCTTGTCCGTGCAATGCAGTGAATAATTTGGGTTGCAATTAAAGTAATCTTGCAGTAATTTGTCTGTTTCAACAATCAGTTTGCTGTTAAATGGAGATGGAACCCTATCGTTTAATGTTATATATGTTGCAATGAAACTTATATATATTCCCGGAGATCGACCTACTTATATTACTTCAGAAAGATCCATACAGATAGAGGGTGGATACGCACATGGATAACAATAGTCTCAACCACCTGTCACACAGTATGACAGTATAAGCTGCATGCCAGCATACATATTTCTACGTTTACTTGTACAATGATGGAGCCCTTTATTGATTTAATACAGTGTAGCACATGCATAACGATACAAATAAAAAAAAGCAAATTCTAATATAACAACATTTGCAAAAACCATATAGGTTGGGCTCCATCTTCTCGAATGTGGAACTTCTAGGGGTTTGCATTACCGTAGCCAGATCCACCACCTTGACCGCCGCCACTGCCACCATTCTGACCTGTTCCTTTTCCATCACCGTTGCCATTGGCATTAGCATTTGCATAACTCGGTCCATGCCAGTATGTACCAGCTTCGCTAGAGCCAGAGCCAGTTCCGCTGCCACCACCTTGGCCGCTAGACCCGTAGTAACCCCCAGCTtgtcctccgccaccaccacctccattACCACCGGCGTTAGAATACCCACCGTTATAGCCATAATACGAGCCTTGAGTATATTGGCCAGAGCCATAACCTGAGCCAGATCCACCACCGTACCCAGAGCCACCATTGTAGCTGCTACCaccacctccgcctccgcctcctgcACTTGCGTGCACACCACTGGAACTGCTCTCACCAGATCCAGCACCACTACCGGACCCAGAGCCAGCGCCATTCACATatccaccgccgccaccctctCCCGTACCAGTTCCTCCCGCACTAGAGTACCTAGCCACCCTCGCAGCATTAGCTAATCCCATACTTAAGAGGACAATGAAACCTAGGGCTACCAGTTTGGTGCCTGCCATTGTGTGTGAGATTAAGAGTGTGAGATGTGATGAGTGCTGAGCGAGAGCTAGCTTGCATGGGTATTTATAGTGCCCCAGACACGCATTGGTTTGTTATCTTAATAGCACGTTGGTGATATAGACTCAACAAGTTCATTTGGCAATCAAGTGGAGGATCAAGTGGAGAGTATATAAGTGGAAAATAGTGTTGATTGGACTGTATATGTTATTAGCTTTATTTCAATCAAGAAGTGACGGAAGTGCTTGATTTGATCCCATCTTTATTTTTCATTTTTTATTTTTGAGGATTGATCCCATCTTTAAATTGATGAAGCTTCAGCGGAAGAGTTCGAATGCAATTGACTGCACTGTACGTTATTAGCTTTACATTCTGAACGACCATGAGGGCAAAAAACAAGTGATGAGATATGATCATCACTAATGAGACTTAAATAGTTTAACTTGATTGACTATGGATATGTACGTCTTAAACGCATGTTCAGGAACTGGCCCCAGCATCCAC from Panicum hallii strain FIL2 chromosome 9, PHallii_v3.1, whole genome shotgun sequence includes:
- the LOC112876116 gene encoding putative glycine-rich cell wall structural protein 1, whose product is MAGTKLVALGFIVLLSMGLANAARVARYSSAGGTGTGEGGGGGYVNGAGSGSGSGAGSGESSSSGVHASAGGGGGGGGSSYNGGSGYGGGSGSGYGSGQYTQGSYYGYNGGYSNAGGNGGGGGGGQAGGYYGSSGQGGGSGTGSGSSEAGTYWHGPSYANANANGNGDGKGTGQNGGSGGGQGGGSGYGNANP